The genomic window GTCGTTATACGCCTTGAAATGATCAACATCCGCTAACAACAGAGCGATCGTCCGGGGCCAGCCCGTTGTCGTCGAACTTTGCCCAAAGGTGGCACGGTGCAAAACTTGTGCGAGATATTGGTTAAAGTGACGGCGATTCGCCACTTGGGTCAGTTCATCGATTGTGCTCAAGCGTTGTAGATTGCGGTTAGCCGCAGTCAGTGCTTGATTCAACTGACGCAGTTCCCCCGTTTGTTGGTCAATCGTTGACTGCATTTGTCCCATCACCTGATAAACCTCCATTGGGTCCATCAGCTTCAACATTTGGGTCTGCGTCACAATCCCCGCTAATTCACCCGTGGCATGGCTAATCACCAAACGCCGCACATGCATTGACTGCATCCTTTGATGCACCTCCCAAAGCGAATTCTGGGGCCACATCAACGCCAACGGCTGACTCATAACTTGAGCAACTGGTAAAACGTCCAGATCCGGATGCTGACCATGCAATCGAGCCACATCCCGCTCCGTAATCACCCCCAACGGTGCCTGATTGTGCGGATCGACAATCACAATACAACTGACTCGATGTTGCGACATCAACTGGACAACGGACATCACGCTATCCGTCACCGCCGCTCGCAAAACATCGGTCATCATCACTTCACCCACCCGAATATTCCGCAACAGGTATTCGGGTTTGAACCGATTACGCAAACTCTGGGGCGTGATGATCCCTAGCACCTGCTGCCTGTGATCGATGACGGGCAAGTGACGCACATGATGCTGCAGAAATTGCTGCGATATTTTGAAGATATCGTCCAGATCTTCTATCTGCACCGTTAGTGGCGCCGTAACCATGACATCGCGGAGCAATAACTGCCCAAAATCAATTTTGGCAGCAATCCCCCGGGTCAGATCTCGCTCAGTAAAAATGCCAACCAAGCGTTGAGATCGGACCACTAACACACAAGTCATATTGACCCGGACCATCGCGTCAATCGCAAATTGGACCGGTGTATCTGGCGGGAAAGTCGGAATATTTGACTCGACGATCGGCAGCAATGCCGTAGAATTCATAACCAATTTGCGGGTGAGAGCAAGGCCGATTCTGACTCAGATTTTGGCAATCGCAAGTCAATTTAGCCAATCAATTGTGAGCTGAGCCAGCGCCGCATCAACCCATTCCTCACCCGTTTCTTCCCGTTTACTTAACATTTCGTAGTCTTACATCGTTGCTGACATAGATAAATCGCCCACTCGATCGCACTCTGCATACTTTGCGGGCTGGCAATCCCTTGTCCAGCAATATCAAAGGCTGTTCCATGATCCGGAGAGGTCCGCACAAAGGGTAAACCAATGGAAGTATTCACGGCACGATCAAAGGCCATTAGCTTCACGGGAATCAATCCTTGATCGTGATATAGCGCTAAATAGGCATCGGCGGTGGTAATTGTCTGATCATAAAACCAGGCCCGTCCCGGTTTTACCCACATTGTGTCGGGGGGAATTAGACCTTCCAATCTGACTTGAGGGTAACGGGCGCGCGCATCCTCGAGCCAAGGCTGTAGCCAATCGACTTCTTCACAACCCAATTGACCGAGTTCGCCACTATGGGGATTGAGCCCCGCGATCGCAATATGTGGTGTCTGCAGACCAAAATCTTGCTGTAAACAATCCAACAGCAATTCCAGTTTGCGGGTCATGACCTGCTGCGTGAGCTGCTCCGGGACAGCCCGCAACGGAATATGCACCGTCGCCAGCAACGCCCGCAATACCCAGCCCGTTTGGGGCGATCGCCCCAAAAACATCATGCCAAAGCGATCCGCACCAGATTTCTCCGCTAACAATTCGGTTTGCCCCGGATAAATATGCCCGGCCGCCTGCCAAGCCGATTTCGCAATCGGCGCAGTCACGATCCCATCAAATTTCCCAGCCATCGCTAAATCGATCGCCGTATTCAAATAATCAAAACTCACAGCACCACTCGCGGCATCGCCCAGACCCACACGAATCGGCGCATCCACCGTAAATCGATCGATTAACTCGATGGTTGGGTCTAACTCCCCCAGATCCAACTGCGTCAGTGTTTGCTGCAATAACGTCCGACTGCTGATCAATGACACTTGGGCCTGCGATAGCCAAGTTTGCGCCCAAGCGCGATCGGCAAACGCCTTGAGTATCACTTCCAGCCCAATGCCCGCCGGATCACCCGCAGTAATGATTAATCGCGGTTTCGATTCAACTGCACCCATGATCATCGGACAAACCCCGTTGCTTGATTGCCAGCGGCTTTTATGAGAGCGGCCAGAATTGGTTTACAATTGCTGCAGCCAGTTTTTCACAAACCCCGGCACTGTATTCATCCCACCCGCTTGTTTAGAAAGGAGATTTTCATGGGAGAAATTTTTACTGTAGCAGCGACATGCTTCACCCTCATTCTAGTGGGGTTGGTCCTCGGTTTTGGTCTCCTGAAGATTCAAGGTGGCGAAGAGTAGCCGGTGCGGCATCGTCGGATCAGCTCAATGATTGGCGGAGCCACGCGTATACCTTTTCATACTTTAGGAAAAGCCAAAGGTTGACCCGTTCACCTTTGGCTTTTTGTTTGAAAGTCCGTCTTAGTCGGCCCCATCAACAATTCACTCGGGTTCTGAGCGAACTTCGAATTGCCCCCAAAACCGATACTTCAGAATTTCCACGCAGCTTTCTGATGAGTGATCCCCAACACTTTCTGATAGAATGCGACAAGGAAGTTAACATTTTGTCACAAAAGTTCTAGAAGGACCCCATGACCCTATTAATTGTGGGTGCCACAGGCACATTAGGAAGACAGGTCACACGTCGCGCACTGGATCAGGGTTACGAGGTGCGTTGTCTCGTACGCAGTCAAAAGCGGGCCGCTTTCCTAAAGGAATGGGGTGCTCAACTCGTCAGTGGGAATCTGCTTGATCCCGAGACCCTCGACGACGCTCTGGAAGGAGTTACCGCAGTAATTGACGCCGCCACGGCCCGCGCCACTGATTCGCTCAGTAATAAAAAAATTGATTGGGAAGGCAAACTTAATTTGGTCGCGGCAATGCAACGCGCGTCCATCGATCGTTACGTCTTCTTCTCGATTCTGGACAGCGAAAAGTTCCCCGATGTCCCCTTAATGAATATCAAGTGCTGCTTTGAAAAGTACTTGGCAGAATCGGATTTGAAATACACCATCTTGCGCCCGGCTGGCTTTATGCAGGGCCTGATCGGGCAATATGCCATTCCGATTTTGGAGGGTCAATCCGTTTGGTTGACCGGCCAAACGGCACCGATCGCCTTTATGGATACGATCGACATTGCCAAGTTTGCCGTCCGCGCCTTGGAAGTTTCAGACACGGAGCGGCAGTCTTTTCCCGTCGTTGGCACCCGTGCTTGGGGCGCCCAAGACATTATCAAACTTTGTGAACGCTGTTCCGATAAAACTGCGAAGGTGACAACTGTGCCTTTGGGGTTGGTGCGTGGTCTCGGCAAGTTCCTGCGCTTCTTCCAATGGTCTTGGAACATTGCCGATCGCCTGGCCTTCACGGAAGTAATGGCCACAGGTCGCGAACTTAACGCTTCTATGGATGAGGTTTATCAAACCTTTGATCTCGATGTTGGGGAAATGTCCACCCTCGAGGACTACATGCAGGAATACTTCAGCCGTATTCTCAAGAAGCTGAAGGAAGTTGAAATGGCCCAGGCCAAGCAAAAGAAGAAAAAGAAAAAGAAGAAAACCGATCGGACTTATCCGAAGTTCTAGGCTGCTCGAAGTTGTCGGTTGCTTGAAGTTGTCGGTTTGCAGTTGGTGGCTTTGTTTCCCGCAAATCTTTGTTTAAGCTATTGAGGCTGGGGATAATCTCCAGCCTTGAGCCATTGTCCCTTTATATATTTTGGATGAACGATCGTGCCTAAGGCCGGCATCATCTACAACGACCAAAAGCCCTCCGCCTGCGAGGGCGAAGTCGCGGTGCGCCAAAATCTGGAAGCCCGCGGATGGGAAGTTGTGAGCGCCACAGGCGCTGGCGGCATCTTGGGTTATGCCTCACCCGGCAATCCCATTTGTCATACCCCGATTGAACGCATATCGCCTCCAGGATTTGACAAAGATATGGTGTTTGCCATCGTCTTGGGCGGTGATGGCACTGTCCTATCGGCATTTCGCCAAGTCGCCTCCTGGCATATTCCTTTACTGGCGGTCAATACGGGCCATCTCGGATTCTTGACGGAAGTGTTAACCGATCAACTCGATGAAGCGATCGAGGCGGTGCTCAGCGGTGAATATGAGATCGAAAACCGCGCCATGCTAATGGTCCAGGTTTACCGTGAAGGCACCATGATGTGGGAAGCCCTTGGCCTGAATGAAATGGTGATTCACCGCGAACCCCTCACCAGCATGTGCCACTTTGAGGTAGAAATCGGTCGCTTCAGCCGCGTCGATATTGCCGCTGATGGGATTATCCTATCGACCCCCACCGGCTCAACCGCCTATTCACTATCGGCTGGGGGACCAGTCATTACGCCGGGCATTCCGGTCATGCATATGGTGCCAATTTGTCCCCATTCCCTCGCATCGCGGGGACTCGTCTTTAGCAATACTGAGCCAGTCACCATCTTTCCCGCCACCTCGGCCCGATTGGTCATGGTGGTCGATGGCAATGCCGGATGCTATATCTTTCCCGACGACTGTGTCCGGATTGAAAAAGCCCCCTATCCAGCCCGCTTTATTCGCTTACAGCCAGGCAAATTCTTCGACTTACTCCAAGACAAATTAGGTTGGGGTATCGCCCACGTGGCCAAACCAGAGGCACCGCCAACACGTCAGCGCGATGACTAGCCAGCGCAATAACAATAGCCGGTGACCTCACAGCCAATACGCCGGCCAAATTCAGTCGTCCGCAGTGACGGGTGATCCACTCGCTTGCAAAGAATTTTGGCGGGTGATCCGGATTCCCGGCCTCCTGTGGGAAGATGGCAAAAATTAGACGCTAGTATATAAAAGGCGATTTTCAACCTGCTGGAATCACGCTCCCAGGCAGCGAACCTCGGCAAATTGGCAATTTACGGCTCTAGGATGTCTTTCTATGAGTAATCCGGCAATTGACCGCATGGCAGAAACCGCAAGCAATCTCATCCCTTGCATTCTGATTTTGGAATCGCAGGAGCCGATCGGTAAGTATGTCAGCGATGACCTTCAGGAAGTTGGCTACGAAACAATTCTGACCAATAATGCGGACATCGCATTTCAACAAACCTTTGAGCGATCGCCAGCGATGGTGATTATTGATCGAGGGCTCGACAATGAATCGGCCCTCGTCTTTTGTGAGCGCCTGCGTCAAAAAGGTTCCCGCATCCCTGTATTACTGATGATGAACCGGGATGGGGTGGACGATCGGGTAATTTGCCTGGAAGTCGGCGCCGATGATTACTTTCTCAAGCAACCCTACCGCAGTGATGCCCTGATTAAGATGGTGCAGTTCTACCTCAAAACCGAGGTAACGACTCAAGAGCAACTGCGGTTTGGCGATTTAGTGCTTGATCTTGGAACACGCCAAGTCCTAAGGAATGGCAAAACCATCGACCTCACGATGAAAGAGTTTGAATTACTCAAGTACATGATGGAGCATCCTCGCGATGTCCTATCGCGAGAACAAATTCTGGAAAACGTCTGGGGGTTTGACTATGTTGGGGAATCCAACGTCATTGAAGTCTATATTCGCTATCTCCGCCTGAAGATCGAAGAAGAGGGTGGCAAACGACTAATTCAAACGGTACGAGGCATCGGCTATGTGTTGCGCGAAAATTAGAGATTACGCGGCAATTAGCGTCGACTCGACGTTTTTGACAATTCGCAGTCGCCCACAGCTCGCAGCCCTGCTCCTAGCCTGCCTCAGCCTTGGCCTACTCGGTTGCAGCGAAGCCCAAGCCCCGGCAAATCCGACCACAAACAACCCGCCGCCCATCATCTCTAGCACCGTCGTTAATGACGCGCCTCAGACTTTGCCATTCGAGATCACCGCAACGATTAATCAAATCCAGTTCAAAATCGCCGTCGCCAACACCCCACGCCAACAACAGATTGGCTTGATGCTGAGAAGTAACCTACCCGACGATGAAGGCATGCTCTTCCCCTTCAGTCCCGCCCGGCGCGTCGGGTTCTGGATGAAAAATACATTGATTCCATTAGACATGCTCTATATCCGCGATGGCATCATCCGTGAGATTAAACACAATGTGCCACCTTGCAAGACTGATCCTTGCCCAACCTATCCATCGGAGGAATTAATCGATCAAGTCATCGAGATTCGTGGTGGTTTAGCCAAAGCAGTCGGCATCAAGGTGGGCGATCGCGTACAGCTAGAAACAATCAATCCCAAGTCGTAATTGCGGCAGCCGATCGACCATGCATCCGAACGTGATGGCTCCGATCGGGACCACAGAAATATGACTAATCACATACTTTTCGACAAGTATGTTTACAGGTTTTGTTGAGAATTACTAAAGCACGCAAAAAGTTTGATAAGTCTTTGCGTGAGCATCCACCAGGCTGATTTACTTACGTACGGCATTCAAATTAGGCGTAGCTAAAAGCACGTTACGCAATCGCAGCACGCAGCCACAACCAACCCCACAAAACACACCTTTTATCGCCAAAGCCTTTAAATACCAGACATTTCAAGAAATAGGGGGTTAAACCCCTCAATACTTTAAGACTTAGCTTGTTTAAACCCTGAGAATTAGATCCCCCGCCTCGGCTCTCCCCTCAGTCCGTATCCAAAATAAGCAGTCAAAATGCAGCGGTTCGCAAAATAAAGCTGTGAAAATCTAAAAAGTCCCAGCAAAAACAGCACACCAACAGAACATTTAGTGATATACTTCGTCACCAACATGGTCATCAGTAATGATACGGAGATTGTTAAGCAAAGTTCCTGATTCTGTCCGTATTTTTTGGTAGAGTTCACACATAACTAAAAGAACACATGTCCTAACCATTTTTTCATCTTGCTGGTCTTGTTACGCATCGTCCTGAAGCGGCTTCACTACAAGGTTCTGTGTATTTGCCGAATTTGCCCCGATGAGCCGGGGAATTCTAGCGATTACGTTTTACTTTTTACGTGAGCCAGTCCAAGGGAATGTCGCAGCCAGTAAATCCAAAAATGCTTAGCCATGGTAGTCCACCTAAAGGACTGTCTACTGAAACCCATCAATTGACCCAAACTCGCCAGAATAGAGCTGAATTAGGAGGTGATTTGCAAGTGGCTCCCTCGACTTACTCAAAATTTATTCAATTCCTCACGGATGAGCTAGCCGTATCGATGTCGTCCATCGATTTTGCGGTCCGCCATCGTGAAAACTCCTGCGATCCTTTGCCCATGATTCTTTGGCAATATGGCCTAATTTCGTTGGAGCAGCTCGATCGGATCTTTGACTGGTTAGAAACCGCCTAGGTTCGCCAACCCGAACAGTCATCATTTGACTGCTGTTCATCGTGGCTACCGATAGCTTGTTTCGTTCTGTCTAGCCAAATTAGTTATCGAATCGTTGCAATTTAACCACCGCTGAACAGCGCAAATCTAAAAGCATTGTGTGAGTTCTGCCCCCTCGTCATCCGTTGATCTTCCATTTAGACTAGATGTAGACTAGGTTTGGCGCTTTCAACCCAGACATCGCCATAAGGTAGATTCCTAGTATCTAGTTGCGTTACTTGAGAATGGTCGATGGCAACTTCAATGACATGTTGTGAGATTTTGAGTGGGGAGAGCTAATGGGGGATCTCGATCGCTGCTATCAGACATTGGGCTTAAAAGCGAATGCCTCCATGGATGAGGTCAATAAAGCCTACAAATCACTCGTTGTAATCTGGCATCCCGATCGCATTCCAAAAGATAAAACTGATTTACTACAGCGCGCTGAGCAAAAGCTGAAGGAAATTAATCAGGCTCGCGATCAAATTCGTGAGCGGCTGCGGTCGCATCAGTCCGGTAGTCAGGCCCAGAAGCAATCCAGTACAGCAGCATCCACCACTCAGGAATCCGCAAAGCGCTATCATCCTTACGCTGCCTATAAAGAACGCCAGGCCCAGAGTACCCAGGCCAGCCAACGCAGTACAGCCTCGAGTCGCAATAATACTGGGAACAGCTATCAGGGTGCCTGGGCAGATAGCGCCAGCTATCGACCAACGGGCAGTCGCAGCCAAACGCCCCATAGCTACCAATCAC from Romeriopsis navalis LEGE 11480 includes these protein-coding regions:
- a CDS encoding diguanylate cyclase domain-containing protein, whose translation is MNSTALLPIVESNIPTFPPDTPVQFAIDAMVRVNMTCVLVVRSQRLVGIFTERDLTRGIAAKIDFGQLLLRDVMVTAPLTVQIEDLDDIFKISQQFLQHHVRHLPVIDHRQQVLGIITPQSLRNRFKPEYLLRNIRVGEVMMTDVLRAAVTDSVMSVVQLMSQHRVSCIVIVDPHNQAPLGVITERDVARLHGQHPDLDVLPVAQVMSQPLALMWPQNSLWEVHQRMQSMHVRRLVISHATGELAGIVTQTQMLKLMDPMEVYQVMGQMQSTIDQQTGELRQLNQALTAANRNLQRLSTIDELTQVANRRHFNQYLAQVLHRATFGQSSTTTGWPRTIALLLADVDHFKAYNDTYGHVAGDHVLFEIAQALQSITRHSQDLVARYGGEEFVVVLPDADLRGVERLGAAMLATIRELQIAHTGSPTYDYVTISIGVALIQPMVDADVDGLTKRADQALYQAKQNGRNCYYLYG
- the pdxA gene encoding 4-hydroxythreonine-4-phosphate dehydrogenase PdxA, with product MIMGAVESKPRLIITAGDPAGIGLEVILKAFADRAWAQTWLSQAQVSLISSRTLLQQTLTQLDLGELDPTIELIDRFTVDAPIRVGLGDAASGAVSFDYLNTAIDLAMAGKFDGIVTAPIAKSAWQAAGHIYPGQTELLAEKSGADRFGMMFLGRSPQTGWVLRALLATVHIPLRAVPEQLTQQVMTRKLELLLDCLQQDFGLQTPHIAIAGLNPHSGELGQLGCEEVDWLQPWLEDARARYPQVRLEGLIPPDTMWVKPGRAWFYDQTITTADAYLALYHDQGLIPVKLMAFDRAVNTSIGLPFVRTSPDHGTAFDIAGQGIASPQSMQSAIEWAIYLCQQRCKTTKC
- the petM gene encoding cytochrome b6-f complex subunit PetM codes for the protein MGEIFTVAATCFTLILVGLVLGFGLLKIQGGEE
- a CDS encoding NAD(P)H-binding protein; translated protein: MTLLIVGATGTLGRQVTRRALDQGYEVRCLVRSQKRAAFLKEWGAQLVSGNLLDPETLDDALEGVTAVIDAATARATDSLSNKKIDWEGKLNLVAAMQRASIDRYVFFSILDSEKFPDVPLMNIKCCFEKYLAESDLKYTILRPAGFMQGLIGQYAIPILEGQSVWLTGQTAPIAFMDTIDIAKFAVRALEVSDTERQSFPVVGTRAWGAQDIIKLCERCSDKTAKVTTVPLGLVRGLGKFLRFFQWSWNIADRLAFTEVMATGRELNASMDEVYQTFDLDVGEMSTLEDYMQEYFSRILKKLKEVEMAQAKQKKKKKKKKTDRTYPKF
- a CDS encoding NAD(+) kinase, giving the protein MPKAGIIYNDQKPSACEGEVAVRQNLEARGWEVVSATGAGGILGYASPGNPICHTPIERISPPGFDKDMVFAIVLGGDGTVLSAFRQVASWHIPLLAVNTGHLGFLTEVLTDQLDEAIEAVLSGEYEIENRAMLMVQVYREGTMMWEALGLNEMVIHREPLTSMCHFEVEIGRFSRVDIAADGIILSTPTGSTAYSLSAGGPVITPGIPVMHMVPICPHSLASRGLVFSNTEPVTIFPATSARLVMVVDGNAGCYIFPDDCVRIEKAPYPARFIRLQPGKFFDLLQDKLGWGIAHVAKPEAPPTRQRDD
- the nblR gene encoding response regulator transcription factor NblR; protein product: MSNPAIDRMAETASNLIPCILILESQEPIGKYVSDDLQEVGYETILTNNADIAFQQTFERSPAMVIIDRGLDNESALVFCERLRQKGSRIPVLLMMNRDGVDDRVICLEVGADDYFLKQPYRSDALIKMVQFYLKTEVTTQEQLRFGDLVLDLGTRQVLRNGKTIDLTMKEFELLKYMMEHPRDVLSREQILENVWGFDYVGESNVIEVYIRYLRLKIEEEGGKRLIQTVRGIGYVLREN
- a CDS encoding DUF192 domain-containing protein, whose translation is MTIRSRPQLAALLLACLSLGLLGCSEAQAPANPTTNNPPPIISSTVVNDAPQTLPFEITATINQIQFKIAVANTPRQQQIGLMLRSNLPDDEGMLFPFSPARRVGFWMKNTLIPLDMLYIRDGIIREIKHNVPPCKTDPCPTYPSEELIDQVIEIRGGLAKAVGIKVGDRVQLETINPKS
- a CDS encoding DUF2949 domain-containing protein → MAPSTYSKFIQFLTDELAVSMSSIDFAVRHRENSCDPLPMILWQYGLISLEQLDRIFDWLETA